One Bacillus andreraoultii genomic region harbors:
- the infA gene encoding translation initiation factor IF-1, which produces MAKDDVIEVEGTVIETLPNAMFKVELENGHTVLAHVSGKIRMHFIRILPGDKVTVELSPYDLTRGRITYRFK; this is translated from the coding sequence ATGGCCAAAGACGATGTGATTGAAGTCGAAGGTACTGTTATTGAAACATTACCAAATGCAATGTTTAAGGTAGAGTTAGAAAACGGGCATACAGTTTTAGCACATGTTTCAGGTAAAATCCGTATGCATTTCATTCGTATTTTACCAGGGGATAAGGTTACTGTTGAGCTATCGCCTTATGATTTGACTAGAGGAAGAATTACGTATCGATTTAAGTAA
- the rpsM gene encoding 30S ribosomal protein S13 — MARIAGVDIPRDKRIVISLTYIFGIGRPTAQKILAEAGVSEDTRVRDLTEDELNKIRDIIDRLKVEGDLRREVSLNIKRLMEIGSYRGLRHRRGLPVRGQNTKNNARTRKGPRKTVANKKK; from the coding sequence ATGGCACGTATTGCAGGTGTTGATATTCCTAGAGATAAACGTATCGTGATCTCATTAACATATATCTTTGGAATTGGCAGACCAACTGCTCAAAAAATCTTAGCAGAAGCTGGTGTTTCTGAAGACACTAGAGTTCGTGATTTAACTGAAGATGAATTAAATAAAATCCGTGATATCATTGACCGTCTAAAAGTTGAAGGTGATCTTCGTCGTGAAGTATCTCTTAACATTAAACGCTTAATGGAAATTGGTTCTTACCGTGGCCTACGTCACCGCCGTGGATTACCAGTTCGTGGTCAAAATACGAAAAACAATGCGCGGACAAGAAAAGGTCCTCGTAAAACAGTTGCTAATAAGAAAAAATAA
- the rpmJ gene encoding 50S ribosomal protein L36 encodes MKVRPSVKPICEKCKVIRRKGKVMVICENPKHKQKQG; translated from the coding sequence ATGAAAGTGAGACCATCCGTAAAACCTATTTGCGAAAAATGTAAAGTTATTCGTAGAAAAGGGAAAGTTATGGTAATTTGCGAAAATCCGAAACATAAACAAAAACAAGGATAA